Proteins co-encoded in one Scomber scombrus chromosome 14, fScoSco1.1, whole genome shotgun sequence genomic window:
- the hmgb1a gene encoding high mobility group protein B1a yields MGKDPTKPRGKMSSYAYFVQTCREEHKKKHPEASVNFAEFSKKCSERWKTMSAKEKGKFEDLARQDKARYEREMMSYVPVRGGKKKKFKDPNAPKRPPSAFFIFCSEFRPKVKGETPGLTIGDVAKRLGEMWNGTASEDKQPYEKKAAKLKEKYEKDIAAYRAKGKTGGGAPAKAPAKAVEKKDDDDDDDDDDDEEEEEDDDDDDDE; encoded by the exons ATGGGGAAAGATCCAACTAAGCCGAGGGGCAAGATGTCCTCCTATGCCTATTTTGTCCAGACCTGTCGGGAGGAGCACAAGAAGAAACACCCTGAGGCTTCGGTTAACTTTGCGGAGTTCTCCAAGAAGTGCTCTGAGCGATGGAAG ACAATGTCTGCCAAGGAGAAGGGCAAATTTGAGGACCTGGCCAGGCAGGACAAGGCGCGTTATGAGAGGGAGATGATGAGCTACGTTCCAGtcaggggaggaaagaagaagaagttcaaGGACCCCAATGCCCCCAAGAGACCCCC ATCTGccttcttcatcttctgctCAGAGTTCCGCCCTAAGGTCAAAGGGGAGACCCCTGGTCTGACCATTGGAGATGTTGCCAAGAGGCTGGGCGAGATGTGGAATGGCACAGCTTCAGAGGACAAGCAGCCCTATGAGAAAAAGGCAGCTAAACTGAAGGAGAAGTACGAGAAG GATATCGCAGCATATCGCGCTAAGGGCAAAACAGGCGGCGGAGCACCCGCAAAAGCCCCGGCCAAGGCAGTGGAGAAGAAGGAtgatgacgacgatgatgacgatgatgatgacgaggaggaggaggaagatgatgatgacgatgatgacgaGTAA